AACATCCAAAGAATAAAAACCTCCTGAAATTTTAAAACGTTCCATTTCAGGGTAGCTCAGCGTCAGCCTGGGTTAGCCTCTGCTGTCACATCGCCTGGGGGTTTAAGCTTGAGCTCCTCTTGTGCCCTGGCCAGGGTGATAGGACAGGCTCCCCGGCCGGGCAATGCGGTGTCTGCTGAGGAACCCCCCGTCCCCATGTGCAACCCCGCCGCCGTGTCGTGggagccccggcacagccctgctcccaggggcCGAGCGGAGGGACTCAGAAATAGGGGGAATTACTACTCCTGAGGGGGTCTTACAGAGCAAGCAGGTACCAGTTAATCTATCCTGAACCAAAAGCAAGTGATTCGTCCTGGTTAGACatcaaacaacaagaaaaaaatcttctcatttGGATGAAGCAgcctgaaataaaatactgtatttttgtattctCAGTTagaactggagaagaaaataaagaattagtAAAGTCAACACTTACTGATTGACAACTATGGTGCTTATAGGACTACAATAACATACGCCGCACCCCTCGTGTGCTGCCTTCTAAACCTGCGAGGTTTAgctttttctaagcatttttCAGCAGAGTTCATCCCTGTGCAGAGAACATATGCCTGTGGGCACAGTGCCTGTTTTTCTGAATTACCTCTCCCAAAGCGGTTGGAAGACGTTCACACAGAGACCTCGGGGGCCGCAAACCACGGGTGGAAAAACGATCCTTCTCCGTGGCCTGCCGGCAGCTCTGcacggggagggaaggagaacgATGCCTGTGTGGGTTTTGGTAGTGGTGCGTATGTGACCGCCGAGGTTGGATGAGCACGATGCGGAGCAGCCACCGAGGGTTTGACAGCTGCTGCTACGCTGAGTTAGTGCGATTCGAGAGCTCTAAGTCggggagagaggagcagagctgctcgGGGCTGTTGCAGGGGTTCTCCATCCTTTCCGGCCAGGGCTGTAGGACCTCCAACATCAGGTCGTTCCCGTGACACTGAAGACGGTGCAGTGCACACTTGTTTTCATGAATTCCAGCAACAGACCTGGAAGTGACGAATATAGAAATGCGAAGTGTTGCCATATAACAACACTATCACAAGTTTTCAGTGTTAGGTGTCCTTTTCTGCTTCACATCCTGCTAATCAAAAATAGATTAGGATTGTAGATGCACAAGATGGTCTGTGTGGCAAGGGACCTTTGggggtcacctagtccaaccctcGCCCAAGGCAGGGCCAGCCCCGAGGGTACAGCAGGTTGCGCAGAGTTGCACCCAGCTGGGTTTTTAgcatttccaaggatggagattgcacTGCGACTCGGGGCTGCTGTTCCTGCATGTGACAACCCTCATGGAGACAAGCTTTCTCCTTCCAGCTCGCCAGACTTTCCTTTGCTGCCACCCGTGTTTGTTGCCTCGTCTCCTTTTGCTGTGCTCCTCAGAGAAGAGCTTGATGCTATAACCTCCCTTTAGGCCACCGAAGAGAGCAGCAGGATgtccctgcagccttcccctgCCGCTGAGCAAGCCCCGGACACGGGGCTCCGCATGTGGCCTGGTGAGTGCTGGATGAAGGGGAATAACCCCTTTGCTCAGCCTCCCAGCTAAAAGCCTGTCAGAAGAGCTTCTTCATGCTGCCTGGTACGTGGTTCACGTTCCTTGCTGGGAGGGTGCGCTACTGACTTGTGTTCAACTTGCTGTTCAGCTCAGTCCTCTCCTGCAGCACTGTCCGTCAGTCCCCGCCTGCCCTGTGCCATGGGGCTGTCctgtcccaggtgcagggctCTGCCTTTGCCCTCGCTGACCTCAGGAGGGTCTGGAGGGCCCCTCTGTAGCTGCCTGACGTCTCTCGgggtggcagccctgccctccagcttGTCGACCACCACGCCGCGGTGTCCATGGTTAGTGAGGACGTTAAACGGCCCCAGCACCAGTGCTggcccctgagggacaccactccaTACTGGTTGCAGCTGAATGTCCTCCCACTGAGCACTGCGCTGTAgtcctgcctgcccagctgccgTCCACCCCGCCCTGGTCCTCTCTGAGCCGACGCACAGCTCCCTGTCTGGTGGCCGTGTTCCAAGCTCTGCTGATGTCAGATTGGATGACGTCAAATTCAAAAGCCTCCACCTTTGCCCACCAGCCCACTCATCTCACAAGAGAAGACAACCAGGCTGGCGGGCCCTTGGTAAATCCCAGCCACCTTCTTGTCTTCCATGAGCTTGCAAATAGCTTCCAAGAGGAGCTGCGTACTTAATGAGCAGTTACTTATTTTCTAACCAATCCTATTTCTTTAATTATATTTAGAAATCATGCAAGTGAAATGggagtttttaatgaaaattgcttCTGCAGTTATCCATCTAGTGTTAACTGGTCACAAGCACCAGGCGACGGCCACAAGCAGTTGGCTGGTGGCAGCCACAGCACTGCTTCCACAAGCAAGTCTTGTCTTTAAGTTCGATGCTGGCTCAAAACTCCTGGTGATTTCTTCAATAAAATGCAAGTTTCTCAGCTCATATCTACTGATGTATCACTCTCCAAACATTAACATCTCTCATTTTCACTGGGAAATACCTGGCATTTTCATTAACAATTTCCAATACTGGAGGAGAAATCTAAAAGAGAAACCATCTTAATACAACCACCCACTGTTATATGACTTTGGTTTTCCTACTTCTGTTTTTTATGtaaatgcatttctgtaatttattGGTTctaatatatttatgtatttaatttctgCATCAGTTGAAATTATGTACGTAGCTTATTATACAATAAGGATATAATAAAATTATACTAATTCTATTTACGCTTTTATATTAATGTGGTTAATGCATTTATCTAATTTGTATTTTTGGAGCTTCTAGTCAGAGCAGATTTCCATCCATAATATTGTTCTGCTTTATTCTTACCTTTTATTGTAGATACTGCTGTTAACTTGGGGTggtcttgttttcagttttcactgaaCTTTACTAATGCCAGCTTAGAAAtaaggaaatttaatttaattcatccACTTAAATAATTTAGCTTCCTTACTTTTCCCTAATATAGCCGGGACTGTTGAATCTAGGCTAGCAGATTATGTACAGGTTACAGGCAGCATTAAAAGCAGCCAGGCCCTCCCCCTCCATTTGaaatctgcctttcctttccttcaaccATCATTTTCCTGCCTGTTCTGTAACACGCAAATCCCGACCGATTTCTTTGACCCCGTTGGGATGCAAGCAGCCGACGGTGGTCCTCTCCCATTGCCTGCAGGGTCCCGTGGAGCTCGCTCTCCCGCACGTGGCTCTGCCCTCCCGGTTTTACCCTCTCCTTCGTGCTCCGCAGCCACGCCTGGGCGAGTGGTGCTGAACTCAGCAGAGTTTTAGGTTCCCCAGCCAGCGATAGATGGGAACAATGGGATATAACATGAGAGAGACGAGCGCATGAAATCCTTGGCCTCAGTTTTGCTAGAGTACAAACTCCTAAGTTTCAAGAGGCTCCATTTCGCCTCCTGTGCAGACGCTCGTGCTCAGCCTCAGCTGTGCCGACCCGAGCGGTGCCTCCTCGCCCTTACTTGCAGCGGAAACCCTGCTGTCTTCTACACCTTCTTCAGCGTGTGGAAACCCTGCTGACTTCTACACCTTCTTCAGCGTGTGGAAACAGAAGTagcaacattttccttttgaacaTAATTTGGGATTTAATTGTGTTATGAATAATTAATCTGCTTGTTGTTTAGATTTAGCTGCGTACTGAAGTTGTGTACTGTTAAATTATCACCTTTCTGCAAGGAGGGTCAAGATTTAcatttacttctctttctttataAATCTTCTAACTCCCCGTCCGAGTCCAGTTGCTCCCCTCCATCCGATCACCAGACGGGCTCCTGCTCAATACGGAAAAAAGTTAAATCTTCCTGAAAACCTGCTActtccctccctgctttttcCCCTAACCTCTTCACGCCTCTGTTCCCATTTCTGAAACTGCTACGTGGGAGCCTCCACAAGCCTTTTACCTCTGGGTAGCTgtttcattttcatcattttcaggcCACTGCCCCATCTCCTTGtcttattttaactttaaaaaaaaaaaacccacgtttGTCCTGAGTATTGGTCAGCTCATGGTGTAACGACTGAAAGTACCTTTCTGTtcatcctcctctcctttctaTGGGAAACACAAATCGGTCAAATGTGtgtaaatcttatttttcttttacttgacCTGACTCCTATCTCATCATCTGAAAACAAGTTAAATCGCCCCAAATTGGTGGCTATTACGCTAAACTATCATGCTGCTTGATCTGAGGCAGCAAAGCACaataaatctctctctctgtgttCAGAAACTCAGCACTATTTAGCTGACAGAATAACCCAGCTGGCAGGCTCAGTTACAGCTGTCTCAATGTCCAAATAATCCAAAGTCTCTCAGTCAGCCTTCTCATATGTGCCCATTTTAAAGATTTTGCCCCCACCATGCATCCCGTGAAGTGAGTGAAAGGCAGGGCACGCCAATATACCCGGTTAGAAGGGATGAAACCCTGGTCCTGCTGAATTCACAAGGTAACTTGGGGGTTTGCCATTACTGGGGTCCGATAAGAGAGTAAGAGGACTACTGACCAACTTGGAGAAGTGGCCagcacgccagcctgcctggcaggGCTTTCTAAGACCCAAGCTCCCCTTGCAGCGGGGGTGTTTAGAGAGCCCGTCGGCTCTGCCATCGCCGTGCGCCCTTTGCTTTCTGTCCGCGTGGAGCTGCAGGGGACACTTCTCAGGCCTGCTCCTCTGTGCACAGGGCGAGCTCAGGGCTGGGCGTCTGCTCTGAACATACCAGAGCCTTTGGCTGTAAAGCAGGTAGAAAAGGTAGTTAACTGACACCCATATGTTCTCCGCTCTGCCTCGTCGTATACCTGTGTGGCAAaacttttattatattattatattattatattattatattattatattattatattataaattatattattatagtgtaaattttattgtttattatttattttattcttatattcttatattatttgttctttttctctcctccatctttcttctggcttttctgGTGGCGTGctgagagggaggcagagagagtCAGCAAGCAAGGTGGGGATACCCTCCGAAGTTGAATTAGCATCGTCAGAGACCACCTAAAAACGTtccccacagaaaacaaaaaaacattgaTCTTCATTTCCCCGCCTGCGCAACACGGCAAACACTCTGGGAAACGGTGCTTTTCCCCACTCACTCCCGCTGCGATCTCCTGTATCCCAACAGATGGCTGCAGGTTGCGGTGGGAGAATTATATCCACTATTTGCAGgttaattggaacaaaaaaaaaaaaaaaaagaaaatgaagtctaGAGAGAAACAAGTTCTCCTTCGCTTTATCTGCTCTGATAACAGCTATCGCACTGAGTCTATCGCAAGCCCTACGGGCCCTCGGCAAAATGCGTAACTGCCGATCTGCTCAGGTGGtcaagagaaaggagaagggcaTTTGATAGGAACTAACTTTTCTTTGCCAGGCTCAACACCGAGCATTATCAACACCTTTTATAAAGAATTGTATCTGCTGCAGGTTGATAATGGTGAGCAGGGGCTTTCATTGGTATAGGAATTAATCTCGTTGACCTTCAGCGGAGAAGAAGGTATAAAAACCAAAGTGTTTTTCTTGGGCGACTGTTTGGGCAGGGTTGAATTTCTTAGTTTCTGAGGAGGACGCGTTTTGGGGAAATTTTGTGAGAAAATGgcaactttaaatgaaaaaaagacctGCAGCGAGCGGATGGAAAATTTCCGACGTTTTGTTTGGAATCCAGAAACAAAGCTCTTTATGGGAAGGACCTTAATTAACTGGGGTAGGTTTTCATACACGAaagtcttctcttccttctgaCATACTTAAAAACCTTGGGTGGGGAGTTGTCCTAATGAATGGGACATAATGTGGTGGTAGATGTGTCGTAACAGTTGAAGACATCAGTTCTCATATATGCTTCTGAGCCGCTTTTAGGGTGGCCCTGTAAGCTGAATCAATGAGATCAAAACATTGATCCAAGTAGTTCCTGCAAATATAAGGCTGGAAACTGATTTTGGaccaaatatttcaaaaggaCAAAACTTAACACATTAACAATTAACTTGTTAATAGCGGAGGGGGGTGGTTACAGTATGATTCTGACATTGCTGGCTATAGAGGGTTCTGGTATACGGAGAATTTTGCTTAGTTGGTGGGCTTTGTCCAATTTTCTggaaacacattttgcttttctgaaattaatttctaaattactgTCTGCTCAGTAGATCTCTCTTATCACCGCGTGCTAACGCGAACTCGTGTCTACAACGACAGCGTGTTTGCTGATCTACGTTCTGGGAAGGGCAGCTCTGACCATTGTAAGGAAGGTCCCTGCTCTTCCCACAGACCGTAACAGTAGCTGCAAGTTTCCAGATGATTTTTTGCTGCTGTGAAGCCCGTGAGCGTAGCTTATTAGTCATTCTTAAAAGCATGATTTTAcagaaaatcaaactgaaatgtGAGTCTTTCCACTTTGGAGAGAAGAAGGTGCTATGAGGCACCGATGATTACAGGGAGCGGTTTCTGATGGCCCCCCAAAAATACTCACTGGCTGCTTGTAGGGCACCAGCCGCCTGTAAGATAACATGATGCACCCACAGACAGAAACACAGCATCATTCTCCATCTCACACCAGAATAAAAATGCACCACTCATCCACATTTTGCTGAAGGTGATTTCAGATGTTAAAGGGAGTGAGGTGGTACGGGTGTAAAATCAACACACCTGAAATACTGACATCTGTCATCCAAATAAGACAAGGAGCAACTTGTTTTTGTTGAAGAAATACCTCGGCTGTGTCGCTTAGTCCATGTTAATAAGCAGATAAATGGTCTTAATATGTGAAGTGACTTCAAGAAGCCACACAATCTTTTAAGCTTTAAATAATCTGGGCTAAGCACCAACTACTTCAAAAATCCTTGTAAAACTGAACAAATTTACAGCCAATTTTTTCTAGAAGAATATTCTTCCGAGTGTAGACAAGAAGATCCAAAACACCAGTCCCTTCGCAGGGAAAACTTCCTGGGGCCAAGGGCAGGAAGGGGATGGCTGCTGCCGCCGGGACGGTCCCGGCTGCGGAGCGATCACTGCACCGCCTTGCTCGAAAAATGAGATTTTGccctcatttttttccacagtgtggATCAGCCTGTACTACCTGGCTTTCTACGTGGTGATGTCAGGGCTGTTCGCACTCTCCATTTATTGTTTAATGAGGACGGTGAATCCGTACGAGCCGGATTACCAAGACCAGCTGAAATCCCCAGGTACTGCCACGGTCCAGCCGGCTGCTGCCCGGAGGGGAGTGAAGCCCCCAGGCTCCCgcagcggctgtgtggggctgggctgggctgagagGCATCGGCAGAGCCCGGGCACGAGGGGAAACAAACGTGGAATAAATCAGGTCGATTCTCCCCAGACGATCCCTGCGAAGTTTAACCTCCCCTCACACCACTtccaggctttaaaataaaatgtgtcacatttatttcatgtattcatttttatatatttatatataataatatatattttaaatatatgtaaatatataaatatatacttccTCTCCCCATGGGCAGGGGCCAGCCCCTGGGGAAACCCTGGTTTCTGCTCCAGCCTCTCGAGCACCCcggagggttttggggtgcccagcAAGATGGAGGGGCACCGGGGTGAGCAGTCTGGGGTGGGTATTTTCACACTTGCCAGCAGCTTGTGAAGTCCCTAGGAGAGCAGGAATCCCTCCCCACTGGGATGTGCTGTGCCAGCGGCCAAGCAAGTAAAAATAAGACAGGCAAAGACACATGGGATTGGAAATAAAGATTTGTGGGACATGAAGTGAGACTGGGGAGGGACAAGACAGTATCAGTGAGAGATCGTCAGTGCTTACTGCTAAAACTTCACCCCCCTAATGGCTTGTTTTTACAagcaatgggaaggaaaaaatgactttttcGAAGCTGTAGCCCTAAAAATTATTCTGTCTGCCTGTTCCTGAATTTTGAAGTTTCCTTTCCCAATATTCAATAAGCTTGATGTTTGCTGGCAAAATAATTCCTGTAAAATATTAAGCGTGgctttttcaaaagctgtttctcacactgcagtACTATCTGTTTCTTTAACCTGACATGACTATTataactgttatttttaacaAGTCCTGGGGAAATCCAGTGCAATTGCTGGAATGATTTTGCAAGCTGTTCTGATAACAGCATGGATATATACGAAAAGAAAAGAGTTTAGCAGTAGCAGAGGCTTTAGGCTTTCGGTTGAACAACTCAGAGCTGAGGCGGTGTCTGTATGTGGTTAAATCCCCTCCAGCAAAGGCTGGGGATCTCATACGCTTACAATAACAAGTTTTGATGCGGCGTAATCGCTGTTGtcaatttaaataaacaaatctgtgcctggcacctctcctctgctttgccttcccttttcttcccccatgCAGGTGTAACGTTACGACCCGACGTGTATGGGGATAGAGGACTACAAATTTATTACAACGTATCCGACAACAAAACCTGGGAAGGTTTAGTGACAACTCTTCAGACTTTTCTGGCAGGTAAAAATCAGGTTTCCTGCATAGTATTAAAGAAACATGCTGTTGCATCTCCCTTATTCGGTCTGAGGACCTTaagtcagtgtttccattttctatttgTCCTTCTGAAATCAgagattttgaatgaaaaatgcacCTTCTGAAAGGGACAAGCAAATCACCTCACAAATCTATAAATCGAACACATGTAAATATGTCTATTAAAGCAGAGCTTTTAGTTGCTGCTTCAgagtttttacttttttaaatcttGAATAGCCTTAATAAAATAGGCTAATAGAAAGTTTGAAGGAAGAGGGTAAAAAAAGGTCTTCAAAACTAGTCTCATCTAAATTAATCTAATATTGTCCATGACTACAAGTATCAAAGTGCCATAATAAGTCTTGTGATGCTGTTGCATAGTGTCATCAGGAGTATAGTCAAAGTAGGTTAGGTGCTCCATTTGCCTGTTCGTATCTTAATATGTTTATATTCTTTGTGAGCCTTAAtatcttatttctcttttctcataCACATATtgagaaaaattatatttgaaattgaCTTTATATGGAACTATCAACACAAATTGCCAGCCTTAACTTAATTTgatctctttttttgctttgcctgggtattctaagaaaaaaaaacccaaaccaaacaatttAAACTTTCCTCATTCCATCTAATCCCAACTTCACTTGAAGTACAGTTTCCCATGATATAACCTCCAGCCTGATATTGGGATGTACATGAACGAATTTTTTCCTTCACTCATCTAGCGTACACACCGGCTGCTCAGCGTCTGAACATCAACTGCACCAGTGACACATACTTCTTTCAGGACACCTTTGATGGCCCGAATAAAACAAAACTATCCTGCAAATTTACCTCAAATATGCTTCAAAACTGCTCCGGCATCACAGACCCTACTTTTGGATTTCCAGAAGGAAAACCctgttttattataaaaatgaacAGGGTAAGTACAGGCTCAAGGTGCCGAGAAGGAAAGAATTCACCAAAGAAAACCCCTGATAGCTCAAGTCTCTGCTTGGGAGCTGCTACATTGTCTGCTGCCACGGCCTCTAATCTCTGCTTTGTACTTTGGGAAGACAAATTAACGTGCTCTTCCCAGAGATCTTCAGAGTTACCAGAGACATAGCGAGACTTGGTCACCACCCTAGGAAAGTAATGTAGGGAAAAGTGATCTGTAAACCAACTCTCTctaaaggtttgggttttgtttagttttgttagCATCTCTGTAGCGCTCTCATCCAACTAGTAAGTAAAACAGTTTCACCCTGCAATACTGCGATCCTGTGCCTTCAGCTAAGGCGTTAAGATGTGACGGTAACTGAAGTAACTTCAGAGAGGTGATACTTGCACACCttatttctccagcctgcaaagaaaatctttagcagaacctgtaaaaacaaaattcaaaccTGGTGgatatttttttcactaaaaaccacaaacacatttcttttggagaggaaaaagggaatcTTCCATGCCTCCTTTAATTTTTTCAGGGCATAGAGAAAGGCATAAGCATTTTTTGATTTCGGGTAAGATGCTGAGCCTTCTAGTTCAATTTCAGTACAAAGCGAATAATTCGTGttctccaccagctcctgatagacaAAATCACTTCATTTTCGGTTGGGCTTGCACCCTAAACTCAGGCAATGAATATTTTCAAGAATCTGTGCAAGGTCCAGCTGTGAGAGGAGAGCTGTGCCCCTGATTTTGGCAGGTGAAACACAGGCTTTTTCCCAAAAAGCCTTTGCCTCCTTCAGCAAGGCTGCAcaccagccctggcaggggaaaGGCAGGTGGACAGTGCCTGGGGGGGCTTTACCTCCGCTCGCCTTTGCTGCTACAGGGTGTGACACCACTATTTTTGTAGGATTCAATGGGACCATGATTTTCCGCCAAAGCCATGGTTTTCTAATAAGACATATAACGAAAAGCACGGGGATTcagcttttcctttattttcacacAACTAGCTGCTTTAAGAGACTGAGAGCAAGCGGTACAGGCAGGCAAATGAGCTGGACTTGCCAGGAGGTGCAGCCAGGAAAGAGCCCGCCTGCAGTGCCCATCCCGGGCAGCACAGAGTCCTGCTTCTTAAATATCCAGCCACA
The genomic region above belongs to Mycteria americana isolate JAX WOST 10 ecotype Jacksonville Zoo and Gardens chromosome 1, USCA_MyAme_1.0, whole genome shotgun sequence and contains:
- the ATP4B gene encoding potassium-transporting ATPase subunit beta isoform X1 produces the protein MATLNEKKTCSERMENFRRFVWNPETKLFMGRTLINWVWISLYYLAFYVVMSGLFALSIYCLMRTVNPYEPDYQDQLKSPGVTLRPDVYGDRGLQIYYNVSDNKTWEGLVTTLQTFLAAYTPAAQRLNINCTSDTYFFQDTFDGPNKTKLSCKFTSNMLQNCSGITDPTFGFPEGKPCFIIKMNRIIKFLPGNGTAPRVDCTYVDYPGDESRPLEVDYYPVNGTFNLHYFPYYGKKAQPSYSNPLVAVKFLNITRNVELKIVCKIIGAGITFDNVHDPYEGKVEFKLKIED
- the ATP4B gene encoding potassium-transporting ATPase subunit beta isoform X2: MATLNEKKTCSERMENFRRFVWNPETKLFMGRTLINWVWISLYYLAFYVVMSGLFALSIYCLMRTVNPYEPDYQDQLKSPGVTLRPDVYGDRGLQIYYNVSDNKTWEGLVTTLQTFLAAYTPAAQRLNINCTSDTYFFQDTFDGPNKTKLSCKFTSNMLQNCSGITDPTFGFPEGKPCFIIKMNRIIKFLPGNGTAPRVDCTYVGDESRPLEVDYYPVNGTFNLHYFPYYGKKAQPSYSNPLVAVKFLNITRNVELKIVCKIIGAGITFDNVHDPYEGKVEFKLKIED